The following are from one region of the Jatrophihabitans telluris genome:
- the rpmF gene encoding 50S ribosomal protein L32, with protein sequence MAVPKRKTSRSNTRSRRSQWKTTAPTLVTCPNRACGQPKLPHTACSNCGQYDGRQILAV encoded by the coding sequence GTGGCCGTCCCGAAGCGGAAGACCTCGCGTTCCAACACCCGGTCGCGCCGTTCGCAGTGGAAGACCACTGCGCCGACCCTGGTCACCTGCCCGAACCGCGCCTGCGGACAGCCCAAGCTGCCGCACACCGCGTGCAGCAACTGTGGCCAGTACGACGGGCGCCAGATCCTCGCGGTCTGA
- the rnc gene encoding ribonuclease III, with translation MDAELFRRALTHRSYAYENGDVPHNERLEFLGDSVLGVVITETLYRNHPDLAEGKLAKLRASVVNMRALADVARGIGPDGIGKYVLLGRGEDATGGRDKASILADTLEAILGAIHLEHGIAVAADVIHRLFDEVLRAAPGYGAALDWKTSLQELTAVRGLGVPDYEITATGPDHAKAFTAAAIVDGVTYSIRHGRSKKEAEQSAAEAAWQALTVNGTDLSGTEPAIPDSPPPAASEPAASEPAGDAEGAGA, from the coding sequence ATGGACGCCGAGCTTTTTCGGCGCGCCCTGACGCACCGCTCGTACGCGTACGAAAACGGCGACGTCCCGCACAACGAGCGCCTGGAATTCTTGGGCGATTCGGTGCTCGGCGTCGTGATCACCGAAACTCTGTACCGCAACCACCCCGACCTGGCCGAGGGAAAACTGGCCAAACTGCGCGCCTCGGTGGTGAACATGCGCGCCCTGGCCGACGTAGCGCGCGGCATCGGCCCCGACGGCATCGGCAAGTACGTACTGCTCGGACGCGGTGAGGACGCCACCGGCGGCCGGGACAAGGCCTCGATCCTCGCCGACACCCTGGAAGCAATCCTCGGCGCCATCCACCTCGAACACGGCATCGCCGTGGCCGCCGATGTCATTCACCGCCTGTTCGATGAGGTGCTTCGGGCGGCCCCCGGCTATGGCGCCGCCCTGGACTGGAAGACGTCCCTGCAGGAACTGACCGCCGTGCGCGGCTTGGGTGTGCCCGACTACGAGATCACCGCGACCGGACCCGACCACGCCAAGGCCTTCACCGCCGCGGCCATCGTGGATGGCGTCACGTACTCCATCCGCCACGGCCGGAGCAAGAAGGAAGCTGAGCAGTCGGCGGCCGAGGCGGCCTGGCAAGCCCTGACGGTCAATGGCACGGATCTGTCCGGTACGGAGCCGGCGATCCCTGATTCGCCGCCGCCCGCCGCATCGGAGCCCGCCGCATCGGAGCCCGCCGGCGACGCCGAGGGCGCCGGTGCCTGA
- the mutM gene encoding bifunctional DNA-formamidopyrimidine glycosylase/DNA-(apurinic or apyrimidinic site) lyase, giving the protein MPELPEVDTVRAGLQRWIAGRRIGSVDSLHPRAVRRHLAGPDDLASRLAGRTISSVNRRGKYLWLTLDDGPDCLIAHLGMSGQLLLLPADAPAGGHLRARFRFADDGPELRFIDQRTFGGVHLDELVQDGPTTVPQSIAHIARDPLDEHFDDAAWITGVRRRSTTIKRALLDQSSLSGVGNIYADEALWRARLHGDRPTGGLSRAQLATLLAELRAVFREALRAGGTSFDALYVNVNGESGYFDRSLNAYGREHEPCRRCGRPIARARWMNRSSYFCPSCQRPPRSSSTVGTAARSAARTAAQPAARTAPRTAAAVRPSGSPPVPGR; this is encoded by the coding sequence GTGCCTGAGCTACCCGAGGTCGACACGGTCCGGGCGGGCCTGCAGCGCTGGATCGCCGGACGGCGCATCGGGTCGGTGGACTCGCTGCATCCGCGTGCGGTGCGCCGGCACCTGGCCGGCCCCGACGACCTGGCCTCCCGGCTGGCCGGTCGGACGATCTCGTCGGTCAATCGCCGAGGAAAGTACCTCTGGCTCACCCTCGACGACGGCCCGGATTGTCTGATCGCTCATCTGGGAATGAGCGGGCAGCTGCTGCTGCTGCCCGCGGACGCGCCCGCCGGCGGGCATCTGCGGGCCCGGTTCCGTTTCGCCGACGACGGTCCGGAGCTGCGCTTCATCGACCAGCGCACGTTCGGCGGGGTGCACCTGGACGAACTCGTCCAGGACGGCCCGACGACGGTCCCTCAGAGCATCGCTCACATCGCCCGCGATCCGTTGGACGAGCACTTCGACGACGCCGCCTGGATCACCGGTGTCCGCCGTCGCTCGACCACGATCAAGCGGGCGCTGCTCGACCAGTCGAGCCTCAGCGGTGTGGGAAACATCTACGCCGACGAGGCGCTCTGGCGGGCTCGGCTGCACGGCGACCGTCCGACGGGCGGACTCAGCCGGGCTCAGCTGGCCACTCTGCTGGCCGAGCTTCGGGCCGTGTTCCGCGAGGCCCTGCGGGCCGGCGGTACCTCTTTCGACGCCCTGTACGTCAACGTCAACGGCGAGAGTGGCTACTTCGATCGATCCCTGAACGCCTACGGACGCGAGCACGAGCCCTGCCGCCGCTGCGGACGTCCGATCGCGCGCGCGCGCTGGATGAACCGATCGTCCTACTTCTGCCCCAGTTGCCAGCGCCCGCCTCGCAGCTCGTCGACGGTAGGCACAGCGGCTCGGAGCGCGGCTCGGACCGCGGCTCAGCCAGCGGCTCGGACCGCGCCGCGCACAGCGGCCGCGGTCCGCCCCTCGGGATCGCCCCCAGTGCCGGGCCGATGA
- a CDS encoding acylphosphatase codes for MTAWAHGLVQGVGFRWWTRSRALELGLAGWAMNLPDGRVEVVAEGSRADCRALLDQLGSSGTPGRVDRLTHRFSEARGGLSGFAER; via the coding sequence ATGACCGCCTGGGCACACGGACTCGTGCAAGGTGTCGGGTTTCGCTGGTGGACCCGTTCGCGGGCCCTCGAACTCGGACTGGCCGGCTGGGCGATGAACCTGCCCGACGGCAGGGTCGAGGTCGTGGCCGAGGGGAGCCGCGCCGACTGCCGGGCGCTGCTGGATCAACTCGGTTCGTCAGGGACACCGGGGCGCGTCGATCGGCTGACTCACCGGTTCTCCGAGGCTCGTGGGGGATTGTCGGGCTTCGCCGAGCGGTGA